One genomic segment of Salinigranum rubrum includes these proteins:
- a CDS encoding DUF4397 domain-containing protein, whose translation MSNMLRRTALKAIGAGTAGLAGLASSNGVAADNHVAQIQAIHAVPDAPAVDIYADDELVAEDVAFKDITSLTLPSGATSFSVTPTGSGPGAAVASWDLTFEGGESYTLVVLGELSEGTVEIKQFSDETSVGGRFSGSSALARVVHAVPDEEDVDITVTVSTANTDREADVPNRVRSDLLSLIDLFKGTAGGYIPQFVRNRVQTPGLFQFLADVPEILVRLTLFNGVEYASASDYLKVPSGPYTFQLRRETEDAIPADDPFLFGDPLTLLPGETYTVVAVGYGYTGDEPVDEPVDVVVASS comes from the coding sequence ATGTCAAATATGTTACGTCGGACGGCACTGAAAGCGATCGGCGCTGGAACCGCAGGACTGGCTGGACTGGCGTCGTCGAACGGTGTCGCCGCGGACAACCACGTCGCACAGATCCAGGCGATCCACGCGGTCCCGGACGCGCCAGCGGTCGACATCTACGCGGACGACGAACTCGTCGCCGAGGACGTCGCGTTCAAGGATATCACCTCTCTGACGCTCCCCTCGGGGGCGACGTCGTTCAGCGTCACGCCGACGGGTTCGGGGCCGGGTGCGGCCGTCGCGAGTTGGGATCTGACGTTCGAGGGCGGGGAGAGTTACACGCTCGTCGTCCTCGGCGAACTGTCCGAGGGAACGGTCGAGATAAAACAGTTCTCCGACGAGACGAGCGTCGGCGGGCGGTTCTCCGGTTCGAGCGCCCTCGCCCGGGTCGTCCACGCCGTCCCGGACGAGGAGGACGTCGACATCACGGTCACGGTGAGTACGGCGAACACGGACCGCGAGGCCGACGTACCGAACAGAGTGAGGAGCGACCTCCTCTCTCTCATCGACCTGTTCAAGGGGACGGCTGGCGGATACATCCCGCAGTTCGTCCGTAACCGGGTCCAGACCCCGGGACTGTTCCAGTTCCTCGCCGACGTTCCGGAGATACTCGTGCGCCTCACGCTGTTCAACGGCGTCGAGTACGCGTCGGCGAGCGACTACCTCAAGGTTCCAAGCGGGCCGTACACGTTCCAGCTACGGCGCGAGACCGAAGACGCCATCCCGGCCGACGACCCCTTCCTGTTCGGCGACCCGCTGACGTTGCTGCCCGGTGAGACCTACACCGTCGTGGCCGTCGGGTACGGCTACACCGGCGACGAACCGGTCGACGAACCCGTCGACGTCGTGGTCGCGTCGAGTTAA
- a CDS encoding DUF7351 domain-containing protein yields MTSEELAPAKAFGRLADATRLDVLCALDAARGRSVSFSDLRARVGVDDSGQFNYHLSRLRPHFVEKSDDGYRLTAAGRQVVRAVAAGRFTADVSFEAFEHESRCHRCETPLRVSYRDERLRFRCPACAREVLDVGFPASGARERTPPQVVDAFARFSYHRVAGVRDGVCPDCWGSTEGWVTDEVPSAVDEPAAVVFECAVCEGVVVVSFGGLAIYDERVRRFHRDHGVDPDDGYYWERPQCLSGEFTTVESTDPWRVRVDFPLDDVVCRARFEGPNLVDVNVG; encoded by the coding sequence ATGACGAGCGAGGAACTGGCACCCGCGAAGGCCTTCGGGAGGCTCGCGGACGCGACTCGACTGGACGTCCTGTGCGCGCTCGACGCGGCACGGGGCCGTTCGGTCTCGTTCTCGGACCTCAGAGCGCGGGTCGGCGTCGACGACAGCGGTCAGTTCAACTACCACCTCTCGCGGCTGCGACCACACTTCGTCGAGAAGAGCGACGACGGCTATCGGCTCACGGCGGCCGGCCGACAGGTGGTCCGCGCCGTCGCCGCCGGTCGGTTCACGGCCGACGTCAGCTTCGAGGCGTTCGAACACGAGAGCCGGTGTCACCGGTGTGAGACCCCGCTCAGGGTGTCGTACCGGGACGAACGCCTTCGGTTCCGGTGCCCCGCCTGCGCCCGCGAGGTTCTCGACGTGGGGTTTCCCGCCAGCGGCGCCCGTGAGCGGACGCCCCCACAGGTCGTCGACGCCTTCGCTCGCTTCTCGTATCATCGCGTCGCCGGCGTTCGCGACGGCGTCTGCCCGGACTGCTGGGGCTCCACGGAGGGGTGGGTGACCGACGAGGTCCCGTCCGCCGTCGACGAACCGGCCGCGGTCGTCTTCGAGTGTGCCGTCTGCGAGGGCGTCGTCGTCGTCTCCTTCGGCGGCCTCGCCATCTACGACGAGCGGGTTCGGCGATTCCACCGCGACCACGGCGTCGACCCCGACGACGGCTACTACTGGGAGCGCCCGCAGTGTCTCTCCGGCGAGTTCACGACCGTCGAGTCGACCGACCCGTGGCGGGTGCGGGTCGACTTCCCGCTCGACGACGTGGTCTGTCGAGCGCGGTTCGAGGGGCCGAACCTCGTCGACGTGAACGTCGGCTGA
- a CDS encoding MFS transporter, with protein MSESPSRVDRVPWDSPTVRVVLLATFLAPLGVPLVSPALPTIRDAFGVNDAAASLLVSAYFVTGIVLSPFVGALADRIGRRRVLAGSLLVFGLAGGATVLAPSFGTVLALRVAQGTAAAGIFVSTVALVGDTFEGVQRNAVLGVTFAALSTGAAVFPVVGGYLVGFGWSAPFGAYLVALPVAGVAWYLVREPDYERRSMPGVAYLRTAGRAVTARGTRAFYGATFAAEFLLFGVVFTAAPFLLTSEGLTPLVIGVVLLVAEGAAIVASAANGRLARRVSNRTLVAYGFACLAVGFAGLFAASSLLAFVAAMLAVGAGTGIVLPSVDAGVTEAVSDAVRAGAVSLRNSTTFLGRAAGPVAFAGVATVAGYRPLLLAAAVVAGAVGVALVTTGQAVGSPPTEAFEAD; from the coding sequence ATGAGTGAAAGTCCGTCGAGGGTCGACCGCGTGCCGTGGGACTCGCCGACCGTTCGGGTCGTCCTGCTGGCGACGTTTCTCGCGCCCCTGGGCGTTCCGCTCGTCAGTCCGGCGCTCCCGACCATCCGCGACGCGTTCGGCGTGAACGATGCAGCCGCGAGCCTGCTCGTGAGCGCGTACTTCGTCACTGGCATCGTCCTCTCGCCGTTCGTCGGCGCGCTCGCCGACCGGATCGGTCGCCGGCGCGTCCTCGCGGGAAGCCTCCTCGTCTTCGGACTGGCCGGCGGTGCGACCGTCCTCGCGCCCTCGTTCGGGACCGTCCTCGCGCTCCGCGTCGCCCAGGGGACGGCCGCGGCCGGCATCTTCGTCTCGACCGTCGCGCTCGTGGGCGACACGTTCGAGGGCGTCCAGCGGAACGCCGTCCTCGGCGTGACGTTCGCGGCCCTCTCGACGGGTGCCGCGGTCTTCCCGGTCGTCGGCGGGTACCTCGTCGGTTTCGGCTGGTCGGCCCCGTTCGGGGCGTACCTCGTCGCCCTGCCCGTCGCGGGCGTGGCGTGGTACCTCGTCCGCGAACCCGACTACGAACGCCGCTCGATGCCCGGCGTCGCGTATCTCCGAACCGCCGGGCGTGCGGTCACGGCCCGCGGGACGCGGGCGTTCTACGGCGCGACGTTCGCCGCGGAGTTCCTGCTGTTCGGCGTGGTCTTCACCGCCGCGCCGTTCCTCCTCACGAGCGAGGGGCTCACACCGCTGGTAATCGGTGTCGTGCTGTTGGTCGCGGAGGGTGCCGCAATCGTCGCCTCGGCGGCGAACGGCCGACTCGCTCGCCGGGTCTCGAACCGGACGCTCGTCGCGTACGGGTTCGCCTGTCTCGCCGTCGGCTTCGCGGGCCTCTTCGCCGCCTCGTCGCTCCTCGCGTTCGTCGCGGCGATGCTGGCCGTCGGCGCGGGGACGGGAATCGTCCTCCCGTCGGTGGACGCGGGCGTGACCGAAGCGGTCTCCGACGCGGTCCGCGCGGGCGCGGTCAGTCTGCGTAACAGCACGACATTCCTCGGCCGTGCGGCGGGACCGGTCGCGTTCGCCGGCGTCGCCACTGTCGCAGGGTACCGGCCGCTGTTGCTCGCGGCGGCGGTCGTCGCAGGCGCGGTCGGCGTGGCGCTCGTCACGACCGGGCAGGCGGTAGGGAGTCCCCCGACAGAGGCGTTCGAGGCCGACTGA
- a CDS encoding class I SAM-dependent methyltransferase, producing the protein MATSQSTTDRTDIESFQERVFEAALGAFTTYALYLGSRLGYYDVLAAEGPSTPVELAAATGTSERYTREWLEQGVVSGVLACENPEAPASERRFDLPPAHAAVLTEPESLDYLAGIPQSLVGTLSPVQELVDAYRTGEGIEYHAFGEDMHEGIAAMNRPLFVNELGTEWLPTLEDVDARLTEGGRVADVGCGHGWSSIGIARAYPDATVRGIDADAASVERARANAAAYDAGDRLSFTHADAADVDGSYDLVTAFECVHDMSDPVAVLSTMRSLALPDGTVFVMDERVGETFSPAAGPVEEFMYGYSVFHCLPVGMVDDGVGTGTVMRESTLRGYAEEAGFSAIEVLPIENEFFRFYRLTP; encoded by the coding sequence ATGGCAACCAGCCAGTCGACAACCGACCGCACCGACATCGAATCGTTTCAGGAACGGGTCTTCGAGGCTGCCCTCGGGGCCTTCACGACCTACGCGCTCTATCTCGGGTCGCGACTGGGGTACTACGACGTGCTCGCCGCCGAGGGGCCGTCGACCCCGGTCGAACTCGCAGCGGCGACCGGAACGAGCGAGCGGTACACCCGCGAGTGGCTCGAACAGGGGGTCGTCTCGGGCGTCCTGGCGTGTGAGAACCCCGAGGCCCCGGCATCCGAGCGACGCTTCGACCTGCCGCCGGCCCACGCGGCCGTTCTCACCGAACCGGAGAGCCTCGACTACCTCGCGGGGATTCCACAGTCGCTCGTGGGGACGCTGTCGCCCGTCCAGGAACTCGTCGACGCCTACCGCACCGGCGAGGGGATCGAGTACCACGCGTTCGGCGAGGACATGCACGAGGGTATCGCCGCGATGAACCGCCCGCTGTTCGTCAACGAACTCGGAACCGAGTGGCTCCCGACCCTCGAAGACGTCGACGCCCGACTCACAGAGGGGGGCCGAGTCGCCGACGTGGGCTGTGGACACGGCTGGTCGAGCATCGGCATCGCCCGGGCGTACCCCGACGCGACGGTCCGCGGAATCGACGCCGACGCGGCCTCCGTCGAACGAGCGCGAGCGAACGCCGCCGCGTACGACGCGGGCGACCGCCTCTCGTTCACCCACGCCGACGCCGCCGACGTCGACGGGTCGTACGACCTCGTCACCGCGTTCGAGTGCGTCCACGACATGTCCGACCCCGTGGCCGTGCTGTCGACGATGCGCTCGCTGGCCCTGCCGGACGGGACAGTCTTCGTCATGGACGAACGCGTCGGCGAGACGTTCTCACCCGCGGCCGGCCCCGTCGAGGAGTTCATGTACGGGTACAGCGTCTTCCACTGCCTCCCGGTGGGCATGGTCGATGACGGCGTCGGCACCGGAACGGTGATGCGCGAATCCACCCTCCGCGGGTACGCCGAAGAGGCCGGATTCTCCGCCATCGAGGTGCTCCCCATCGAGAACGAGTTCTTCCGGTTCTACCGGTTGACTCCCTGA
- a CDS encoding GNAT family N-acetyltransferase translates to MVERTSRVVRAGSTAELADALAVRRAVFVDEQDVPPELEVDEFDELGAATHFVAYDGSEAVGAARLRPSDEGRAKIERVAVLKTRRGEGIGGRLMDALEAEARERGFESLVLHAQTPVEGFYAERGYQSVGEVFEEAGIPHIEMVRDV, encoded by the coding sequence ATGGTCGAGCGCACGTCCCGGGTCGTCCGCGCCGGGTCGACAGCGGAACTCGCGGACGCCCTCGCCGTCCGCCGGGCAGTCTTCGTCGACGAGCAGGACGTCCCACCCGAACTGGAGGTCGACGAGTTCGACGAACTCGGCGCGGCGACGCACTTCGTCGCGTACGACGGGAGCGAAGCGGTCGGCGCGGCCCGTCTCCGTCCGTCCGACGAGGGACGCGCGAAAATCGAGCGCGTGGCCGTCTTGAAAACGCGTCGTGGCGAGGGAATCGGCGGTCGACTGATGGACGCTCTCGAAGCCGAGGCCCGAGAGCGAGGATTCGAGTCGCTCGTCCTCCACGCGCAGACCCCCGTCGAGGGATTCTACGCCGAGCGGGGCTACCAGTCGGTCGGCGAGGTGTTCGAAGAGGCTGGTATCCCACACATCGAGATGGTTCGAGACGTCTGA
- a CDS encoding tRNA uridine(34) 5-carboxymethylaminomethyl modification radical SAM/GNAT enzyme Elp3 — protein sequence MTGTAEGTVDAAPEETEAFRRTCETLVERILDGEIDADSLEGAKLQACSEHSSPKVPKNTDILQYAPEDRREDVVEVVRRKPVRTASGVSPVAIMTSPHMCPHGKCLYCPGGPASEFDSSQSYTGHEPAAARGEQNDYDPYGQVTLRLEQLRHIGHPVDKAELILMGGTMTARSHDYQEWFVKRALQAMNEYDLDAEPNPAEGRSFAQDPEEYEFRYVEDVISENETADVRCVGMTFETKPDWCDPEQVDRMLRLGGTKVEVGVQTTYERINREMHRGHGTQASVDANRRLRDAGFKVGFHMMPGQPGMTREMCVEDFRQLRDNPKWRPDYLKIYPTLVVRGTRVYDQWRREEFSPLTNEEAADVVSEAMGLVPEYTRLQRVQRDIPADFIDAGVWKSNLRQLAEQRAAERGIEPRDIRAREVGMNDADPDPDRVALSTRTYDAAGGREQFLAFEDPEEDLLIGFCRLRYPSHSPYGDRPDADPVREELRDAAIVRELHVYGSEVGLGGEGDWQHRGYGKRLIGEAERRASEDGFSKLAVISGIGVRQYYREKLGYRQDGPYVSKRL from the coding sequence ATGACCGGCACCGCCGAGGGCACCGTCGACGCCGCGCCCGAGGAGACAGAGGCGTTTCGACGGACGTGTGAGACGCTCGTCGAGCGCATTCTCGACGGCGAAATCGACGCCGACTCGCTCGAAGGGGCGAAGCTTCAGGCGTGTTCGGAACACTCCTCGCCGAAGGTGCCGAAGAACACGGACATCCTCCAGTACGCGCCCGAGGATAGACGAGAGGACGTCGTGGAAGTCGTGCGCCGCAAGCCCGTCAGGACGGCGTCGGGCGTCTCGCCGGTCGCCATCATGACCTCGCCGCACATGTGCCCGCACGGGAAATGTCTGTACTGTCCCGGCGGGCCGGCCTCGGAGTTCGACTCCTCGCAGTCGTACACGGGACACGAACCCGCCGCCGCCCGCGGCGAGCAGAACGACTACGACCCCTACGGGCAGGTGACGCTCCGTCTCGAACAACTGCGGCACATCGGTCACCCCGTCGACAAGGCCGAACTCATCCTGATGGGCGGGACGATGACCGCACGGAGCCACGACTATCAGGAGTGGTTCGTCAAGCGCGCGCTGCAGGCGATGAACGAGTACGACTTAGACGCCGAACCGAACCCCGCCGAGGGACGGTCGTTCGCACAGGACCCCGAGGAGTACGAGTTCCGCTACGTCGAGGACGTCATCTCCGAGAACGAGACGGCCGACGTCCGCTGTGTCGGGATGACGTTCGAGACGAAGCCCGACTGGTGTGACCCCGAGCAGGTAGACAGGATGCTCCGCCTGGGCGGGACGAAGGTCGAGGTGGGCGTCCAGACGACCTACGAACGGATCAACCGCGAGATGCACCGCGGCCACGGCACCCAGGCGTCGGTCGACGCCAACCGTCGGTTGCGGGACGCGGGGTTCAAGGTCGGCTTCCACATGATGCCCGGCCAGCCGGGGATGACCCGCGAGATGTGCGTCGAGGACTTCCGGCAACTGCGAGACAACCCGAAGTGGCGGCCCGACTACCTCAAAATCTACCCGACGCTGGTGGTGAGAGGAACGAGAGTGTACGACCAGTGGCGGCGCGAGGAGTTCTCGCCGCTCACGAACGAGGAGGCGGCCGACGTCGTCTCGGAGGCGATGGGGCTCGTCCCCGAGTACACCCGACTCCAGCGCGTCCAGCGCGACATCCCCGCGGACTTCATCGACGCCGGCGTCTGGAAGTCGAACCTCCGACAGTTGGCCGAGCAGCGCGCAGCCGAGAGGGGCATCGAACCCCGGGACATCCGCGCCCGCGAGGTCGGGATGAACGACGCCGACCCCGACCCCGACCGGGTCGCTTTGTCGACCCGAACGTACGACGCGGCCGGCGGACGCGAACAGTTCCTCGCGTTCGAGGACCCCGAAGAGGACCTCCTCATCGGCTTCTGTCGGCTCCGGTACCCCTCGCACTCCCCCTACGGGGACCGCCCCGACGCCGACCCGGTTCGGGAAGAACTGCGAGACGCCGCCATCGTCCGCGAACTCCACGTCTACGGGAGCGAGGTCGGTCTCGGCGGCGAGGGCGACTGGCAGCACCGCGGCTACGGCAAGCGGCTCATCGGGGAGGCCGAACGCCGGGCCAGCGAGGACGGCTTCTCGAAGCTCGCGGTCATCTCCGGCATCGGCGTCCGCCAGTACTACCGCGAGAAGCTCGGCTATCGGCAGGACGGACCGTACGTGTCGAAGCGGTTGTAA